A portion of the Hyalangium minutum genome contains these proteins:
- a CDS encoding helix-turn-helix domain-containing protein: protein MKSVRENTGRKSKGPSRRKEAEPALEAADVSPEPPPPPAAKPPDDRAPAAASPNGEETWTYEVAHPDADQDLAPIVGRNLRRLRVQRGLSLERLSKASGVSRAMLGQIELGQSAPTINVLWKIARALDLPFSALISTTGGAGTRLMRASQAKRLTSHDGRFASRALFPFDEPRRVEFYELLLKAHSEERADAHPPGTLENLMVTRGTLEMEVGPERHLLAAGDAILFEADKPHVYRNVGPEDVTMYLVMTYAEEVG, encoded by the coding sequence ATGAAGTCCGTCAGGGAGAACACCGGACGCAAGAGCAAGGGGCCTTCCCGCCGCAAGGAGGCGGAGCCCGCCCTCGAGGCTGCGGACGTGTCTCCCGAGCCCCCTCCCCCACCGGCAGCCAAGCCACCCGACGATCGAGCCCCCGCTGCCGCTTCTCCCAACGGAGAAGAGACCTGGACGTACGAGGTGGCCCACCCGGATGCCGATCAGGATCTGGCGCCCATTGTCGGCCGGAACCTGCGGAGGCTGCGGGTGCAGCGAGGGCTGTCGCTCGAGCGGCTGTCGAAGGCCTCGGGCGTGAGCCGGGCCATGCTGGGCCAGATTGAGTTGGGCCAGAGCGCGCCGACCATCAACGTGCTGTGGAAGATCGCCCGGGCGCTGGATCTGCCGTTCTCGGCGCTCATCAGCACCACGGGTGGCGCGGGCACGCGGCTGATGCGGGCCTCACAGGCCAAGCGGCTCACCTCGCACGATGGGCGCTTCGCGTCGCGGGCGCTGTTCCCGTTCGACGAGCCTCGGCGGGTGGAGTTCTACGAGCTGCTGCTGAAGGCCCACAGCGAGGAGCGGGCGGATGCGCACCCACCCGGCACGCTGGAGAACCTGATGGTCACCCGCGGCACCTTGGAGATGGAGGTGGGCCCGGAGCGCCACCTTCTGGCCGCGGGGGACGCCATCCTCTTCGAGGCGGACAAGCCCCACGTCTACCGCAACGTGGGGCCCGAGGACGTCACCATGTACCTGGTGATGACGTACGCCGAAGAGGTCGGCTGA